One Porphyromonas pogonae genomic region harbors:
- a CDS encoding TonB-dependent receptor, whose protein sequence is MNSSSLRWALLWVLGILAYTSLGAQHKIVVGKIVDEDHKPMAFANVKLLNNKGNMITGVSTNQQGQYKIKAVAPGSYRLQVTFVSYNMHEQLITVPGDGDETVRIKDVVMGMSEGKELKAVTVTAKATEIIVRNDTLEYNADSYTMQKGAVLNDLIKKLPGATVNDDGTISVNGKTIKKIMVDGKEFFSSDPKVASKNLPAELVDKLQVLDRASDNSRMTGFDDGDEETIINLTIKPDRKKGLFGTAYAGYGNKDRYETNVVVNRFNGNNQWTILGGMNNTNNMGFSDISQDLSQASFMSGVTGGRRGLRDGITASKVLGFNGNFTLTPTLILGGNSFAGHSNKDQYSDILRQNFLKDGSTTTQEYVTNVTKSDSWGSELRMVWKPDTLTEIIVVPEVSWSRSHNLYADNYTTINDADGALVNKGDVMQDTQGESKKLNLAIDASRKLNDKGRTLALNLRMHYGDDDNNGIYNALLESGSGNILNKLNQKLVDDKKSGGFRIRWSWVEPLGKNYFIQGLYQLKTDYNHSVRNAFSPDASGEYIVPAEIYSNEFKNESFTHRFGLSVKKKGDKYDLTAGFNVDPTATRNRTVVAGKENEPIKLNRTNFSPMVRFSYKPDKTSNLRIDYRGRTVQPQISQLAPVQDVTNPLISFIGNPSLNPSYQNNLFIHYNTFFPKKKSSLALVLMGNYVMDDIVSASTYDIKTGKRTVEYRNVDGNWMAMFGGFFSTPIINKDFSLRLSSRNSFNNNKGFINGESNSSKSIRLDESLGLTFRKSFTDMTLRTGLRYFNVNNTVSSGVKPRETFDYNIGWEANWFLPKDISVEYDINYNTYKGYEAGFNEPQWLLNAGLSWSFLANKNATVRVKAYDIFNQQRNLYRNSNALSASTERTFALGRYMMVHFIYRFNIFGGGGSKSDMKSDSNHGFSGRGGFRH, encoded by the coding sequence ATGAATTCATCATCTTTAAGATGGGCTCTGCTATGGGTGTTGGGCATATTGGCCTATACATCCTTGGGTGCCCAGCATAAAATAGTTGTAGGTAAGATTGTGGACGAAGATCATAAGCCCATGGCTTTTGCCAATGTAAAATTGCTCAATAATAAAGGCAATATGATTACGGGAGTATCTACCAATCAACAGGGACAATATAAAATCAAGGCTGTTGCTCCCGGGAGCTATAGGCTGCAGGTCACGTTTGTATCTTACAATATGCATGAGCAACTTATCACCGTGCCCGGCGATGGGGATGAGACTGTTCGCATCAAGGATGTAGTCATGGGTATGTCTGAGGGGAAGGAGCTCAAAGCAGTGACAGTGACGGCAAAAGCTACAGAGATCATCGTGAGAAATGACACGCTGGAGTACAATGCGGATAGCTATACGATGCAAAAGGGGGCTGTGCTCAATGATTTGATCAAAAAACTCCCCGGAGCTACAGTAAATGACGATGGTACTATCAGTGTCAACGGCAAGACTATCAAAAAAATCATGGTGGATGGTAAAGAGTTTTTTTCATCGGACCCCAAAGTGGCAAGCAAGAACTTGCCTGCCGAGCTGGTCGATAAGTTGCAGGTGCTGGATAGAGCTTCGGACAATAGTCGCATGACGGGTTTTGACGATGGAGACGAGGAGACAATCATCAACCTTACTATCAAGCCCGATAGAAAGAAAGGTCTTTTCGGTACGGCATATGCCGGCTATGGCAATAAAGACCGCTATGAGACCAATGTGGTAGTCAATCGCTTCAACGGCAACAACCAGTGGACTATTTTGGGAGGGATGAACAATACAAATAATATGGGATTCTCCGATATCAGCCAAGATCTGAGTCAGGCAAGCTTTATGTCCGGCGTAACGGGAGGCAGGCGCGGACTGCGTGATGGTATTACGGCATCGAAAGTGCTGGGTTTCAACGGGAACTTTACACTTACTCCGACCTTGATATTGGGGGGCAATAGCTTTGCCGGTCATTCCAATAAAGATCAGTACTCTGACATCCTGCGTCAGAACTTCTTGAAGGATGGCAGTACTACCACTCAGGAGTATGTCACCAACGTGACCAAGAGTGATTCGTGGGGCTCGGAGCTCCGTATGGTGTGGAAGCCTGATACCCTCACCGAGATTATTGTGGTGCCGGAGGTGTCATGGTCACGCTCGCACAACCTGTATGCCGACAACTATACTACTATAAATGATGCTGATGGCGCACTTGTCAATAAAGGTGATGTGATGCAGGACACCCAAGGTGAGAGTAAAAAACTCAACTTGGCTATTGATGCCAGCCGCAAACTCAATGATAAGGGACGTACTCTGGCGCTCAACCTCAGGATGCACTATGGTGATGACGACAATAACGGCATCTACAATGCATTACTCGAAAGCGGATCGGGTAATATACTCAATAAACTGAATCAGAAACTGGTCGATGACAAGAAATCCGGCGGGTTCAGGATTCGATGGTCTTGGGTAGAACCACTGGGCAAAAACTATTTTATACAGGGCTTGTACCAGTTGAAGACTGATTATAACCACTCCGTAAGGAATGCCTTTAGTCCTGATGCTTCGGGGGAATATATAGTACCTGCCGAGATATATAGCAATGAATTTAAGAATGAGTCGTTTACTCACCGATTTGGGCTGAGTGTCAAGAAAAAGGGTGACAAATATGATCTTACTGCGGGGTTCAACGTCGACCCCACCGCTACCCGTAATCGCACAGTAGTGGCAGGGAAAGAGAATGAACCCATCAAGCTGAACAGAACTAACTTCTCTCCTATGGTGAGATTTTCGTATAAGCCCGACAAGACCAGCAACCTGCGTATCGACTACCGAGGGCGTACTGTGCAACCGCAGATCAGCCAGTTGGCTCCTGTGCAAGACGTTACCAACCCACTGATATCGTTTATCGGTAATCCTTCTTTGAATCCTTCTTATCAAAACAACTTGTTTATACATTATAATACATTCTTTCCCAAAAAGAAAAGCAGCCTTGCCCTGGTGCTGATGGGGAATTACGTAATGGATGATATTGTGTCGGCTTCTACGTATGACATCAAGACTGGTAAGCGCACTGTGGAGTACCGTAATGTGGATGGCAACTGGATGGCTATGTTCGGCGGATTTTTCTCAACTCCTATTATCAATAAGGATTTCTCACTCCGATTGTCATCTCGCAATAGCTTTAATAATAATAAGGGATTCATCAATGGAGAGTCCAACAGCTCCAAGAGTATCAGACTGGACGAAAGCTTGGGACTTACTTTCAGAAAATCATTTACAGACATGACCTTGAGAACAGGGTTGAGGTACTTCAATGTCAACAATACCGTATCATCAGGGGTGAAGCCTCGTGAAACATTCGATTATAATATAGGATGGGAGGCAAATTGGTTTTTACCCAAAGATATCAGTGTGGAGTATGATATCAACTATAATACATATAAAGGATACGAAGCGGGATTCAACGAGCCGCAGTGGCTACTCAATGCGGGTCTCTCGTGGAGCTTCCTGGCAAATAAGAATGCTACCGTGCGTGTGAAGGCTTATGATATTTTCAATCAACAGCGCAATCTGTATCGCAACTCCAATGCTTTGTCCGCATCTACAGAGCGCACGTTTGCTTTGGGAAGATACATGATGGTACACTTTATATATAGATTCAATATCTTTGGTGGCGGAGGCTCCAAGTCGGATATGAAATCGGACTCTAACCATGGATTCTCAGGAAGGGGAGGATTCCGTCATTGA
- the pfkA gene encoding 6-phosphofructokinase, which produces MSNIKCIGILTSGGDAPGMNAAIRAVTRAAIYHGMNVKGIYRGYKGLITNEILDFKTQDVSNIIQRGGTILKTARSEEFRTIEGRAKAYENMKAHGIDALVVIGGDGSLTGARIFAQEYDIPIIGLPGTIDNDLYGTDSTIGYDTALNTIVSAVDKIRDTASSHDRLFFIEVMGREAGFLALNGAIAGGAEAAIIPEYMFEKDQLAETIENGFRKTKNSSIVLVAESELTGGAMGVAERVKKEYPQFDVRVTILGHVQRGGTPTANDRILASRMGVAAIDALMEDQRNVMIGIDNDKIVYVPFSKAIKEHKPIDAKLVDDLHMLSI; this is translated from the coding sequence ATGTCAAATATTAAATGTATCGGTATTTTGACGTCCGGAGGCGATGCTCCGGGGATGAACGCAGCCATACGTGCCGTGACCAGAGCGGCCATATATCACGGCATGAATGTAAAAGGTATATACAGAGGCTACAAAGGGCTTATCACCAATGAGATTTTGGACTTTAAGACCCAAGATGTAAGCAACATTATACAACGGGGGGGTACTATACTCAAAACAGCCCGTAGCGAAGAGTTTCGCACCATAGAAGGACGAGCGAAAGCTTATGAAAACATGAAAGCCCACGGTATAGATGCCCTTGTGGTGATAGGAGGTGACGGCTCACTCACAGGTGCACGCATATTTGCACAAGAATATGATATTCCTATTATAGGCCTTCCGGGCACTATTGACAATGACTTGTACGGCACAGACTCGACCATAGGATATGACACAGCTCTGAATACGATAGTGAGTGCTGTGGATAAGATCAGAGACACGGCATCGTCACATGACAGACTTTTCTTTATCGAAGTCATGGGGCGTGAAGCCGGGTTCCTTGCCCTCAACGGAGCTATAGCAGGCGGTGCGGAAGCGGCGATAATACCCGAATATATGTTTGAGAAAGACCAGTTGGCTGAGACTATCGAGAACGGGTTCAGAAAAACAAAGAACAGCAGCATAGTACTGGTAGCCGAAAGCGAACTCACGGGTGGAGCTATGGGTGTAGCGGAGAGGGTAAAAAAGGAATATCCCCAATTTGACGTACGTGTAACCATACTGGGACATGTACAGAGAGGTGGTACCCCTACAGCCAATGATCGCATCTTGGCAAGTCGCATGGGTGTGGCCGCCATAGATGCGTTGATGGAAGACCAGCGCAATGTGATGATAGGCATAGATAATGACAAAATAGTGTATGTACCATTTTCTAAAGCGATCAAAGAACATAAACCGATAGACGCCAAACTCGTTGATGACCTTCATATGCTCTCGATCTGA
- the mazG gene encoding nucleoside triphosphate pyrophosphohydrolase: protein MHTREEKLEAFGRLLDVMDRLRAECPWDKKQTNESLRANTIEEVYELSDALLADEPEEIKKELGDVLLHVVFYSKIGEEKGLFDIASVANALCDKLIFRHPHIYGEVSVDGSDEVERNWEQLKLREKNGNKTVLGGVPAALPSIVKAHRIQDKARGVGFDWSDRAEVWNKVDEELGELKEAIQSQDEDGIESEFGDFLFSIINASRLYKVNPDNALEKTNRKFIRRFGYVEQQAKAHGKALKEMTLEEMDHYWNEAKQQETDR from the coding sequence ATGCACACACGTGAGGAGAAACTCGAAGCTTTCGGCCGTTTGCTGGATGTGATGGATAGGCTTAGAGCCGAATGCCCATGGGACAAGAAGCAAACCAATGAATCGCTACGGGCCAATACGATAGAGGAGGTATATGAACTATCTGATGCCCTCTTGGCTGATGAGCCAGAGGAGATCAAGAAAGAGCTCGGCGACGTATTACTTCACGTGGTGTTCTACTCCAAGATTGGAGAGGAGAAAGGTCTGTTCGACATCGCATCTGTGGCCAATGCTCTTTGTGATAAACTGATCTTTAGGCACCCTCATATCTACGGAGAAGTGTCTGTCGATGGCTCGGATGAGGTGGAGCGTAACTGGGAACAGCTCAAGCTGAGAGAGAAGAATGGTAATAAGACTGTACTTGGCGGTGTCCCCGCTGCACTCCCATCCATAGTCAAAGCCCACCGCATACAGGATAAAGCCCGTGGCGTAGGATTCGACTGGAGTGATAGAGCGGAAGTCTGGAATAAAGTGGACGAAGAGCTCGGTGAACTCAAGGAAGCGATACAGTCGCAAGATGAGGATGGTATCGAATCTGAATTCGGTGACTTCCTATTCAGTATTATCAATGCTTCTCGGCTTTACAAAGTCAATCCTGACAATGCATTGGAGAAGACCAATCGCAAATTTATCCGTCGCTTCGGCTATGTAGAGCAGCAGGCCAAAGCTCATGGCAAAGCTCTCAAAGAGATGACCCTTGAAGAAATGGATCATTACTGGAACGAAGCTAAACAGCAGGAGACGGATAGATAA
- a CDS encoding YeiH family protein — protein MMNITKVHKLHGILFMALFAFAAFYLAEFEFFKALSLSPLIIGIIMGMIYANTLRMHLPEEWVPGIKFCGKTILRLSIIFYGFRLTMSQVAAVGMDAIWVDVIMVVSVIGIGLIAGKLLGIDKEITLLTSSGSAICGAAAVLGTEPVVGGKPYKTVVAVSTVVIFGTIAMFMYPMLYRAGVYGMTPKELGVYTGATVHEVAHVVGAGNAMTPEIADIATITKMIRVILLAPFLLILSFFLGRNKHQGEDRGQGNKVTIPWFAIWFLIVIVINTLLSMGATSVNMAQEYGAITKLINNIDTFGLTMAMTAIGADASFAKFKEAGIKPFLLALILFAWLTIGGYFIVKLIV, from the coding sequence ATTATGAATATAACCAAAGTGCACAAACTCCATGGCATATTGTTCATGGCATTATTTGCATTTGCAGCATTTTATCTGGCAGAATTTGAGTTTTTCAAGGCTCTGAGCTTGAGCCCACTTATCATAGGTATTATCATGGGTATGATCTATGCCAATACTTTGAGGATGCACCTGCCTGAAGAGTGGGTACCCGGAATAAAGTTTTGCGGGAAAACCATCCTGAGATTATCTATTATATTCTATGGCTTCAGGCTTACGATGAGCCAAGTGGCAGCTGTGGGGATGGATGCTATATGGGTGGATGTAATCATGGTAGTAAGTGTGATTGGTATCGGGCTGATTGCCGGTAAACTATTGGGGATTGACAAAGAAATCACCCTGCTGACATCCTCAGGTAGCGCTATCTGTGGTGCAGCCGCTGTATTGGGTACGGAGCCGGTAGTGGGTGGTAAGCCATACAAAACGGTGGTAGCAGTATCTACCGTGGTTATATTCGGCACTATAGCTATGTTTATGTACCCTATGCTGTACCGCGCGGGGGTATACGGCATGACTCCCAAGGAGCTGGGTGTATACACCGGTGCCACTGTGCATGAGGTAGCACATGTGGTAGGGGCTGGAAACGCCATGACACCGGAGATTGCAGATATAGCCACAATTACCAAAATGATACGTGTAATATTGCTGGCTCCCTTTCTACTAATTCTGAGCTTCTTTCTGGGACGTAATAAGCATCAAGGAGAAGATAGAGGCCAGGGCAATAAAGTAACTATCCCTTGGTTTGCAATATGGTTCCTGATAGTTATTGTGATCAATACCCTCCTGAGCATGGGAGCAACCTCTGTGAATATGGCTCAGGAGTACGGGGCGATTACAAAGCTGATAAACAACATCGATACCTTCGGGCTTACGATGGCCATGACCGCCATAGGAGCAGATGCTTCTTTTGCAAAATTTAAAGAAGCAGGTATCAAGCCATTCCTACTTGCGCTTATACTTTTTGCTTGGCTCACCATCGGGGGCTATTTTATCGTAAAGCTTATTGTATAA
- a CDS encoding PspC domain-containing protein: MKKSLNMNISGQIFQIDEDAYILLENYLKSLQAHFVKNGEEKELMSDFENRIAELLVEMNELDNRIVDIDLVKRVINRIGKPEDIFEETNENASQQQQSFSYINGGPTGREDNQSFYNQPNDLGKKKFYRDVDRSLLCGVMSGIAAYTGWDLTAIRVIIVILMLVSGGFFWIFLLGYLACWMLVPAATTATQRLEMYGKPITVENIGQTINNDAQTYSRPDDSVNKVGGCMLRGCLGCFGIIILFFVMIFILAIVGGFIDNISDIPADWTFNYNTSPTLMFYLSIVASAIILVVPITTLIHSLTTKNNVDSKPIPRWIKITGMTLWFISIIFLIFVAIFYATGEGINMFMPFHNIQVHSHEYSSGYDEAIRMLLPGVA, from the coding sequence ATGAAAAAAAGTTTGAACATGAATATCTCAGGGCAGATATTTCAGATTGATGAAGACGCATATATCCTACTGGAAAATTACCTTAAAAGCCTCCAAGCTCACTTCGTAAAAAACGGCGAAGAGAAAGAGCTGATGAGCGACTTTGAAAACAGGATAGCGGAGCTACTGGTAGAGATGAATGAGCTGGACAACCGTATTGTGGATATCGATCTTGTGAAGCGTGTCATAAACCGCATCGGTAAGCCGGAAGACATCTTTGAGGAGACTAATGAGAATGCATCGCAACAGCAACAATCATTTAGCTATATTAACGGCGGGCCCACCGGTAGGGAAGACAACCAATCATTTTACAATCAGCCGAACGACTTGGGCAAGAAGAAGTTTTACCGAGATGTGGACAGAAGTCTGCTCTGTGGTGTGATGAGTGGCATAGCTGCTTATACAGGTTGGGATCTTACTGCTATCAGGGTTATCATAGTGATACTGATGTTAGTATCCGGAGGCTTCTTCTGGATATTCCTCCTGGGCTATCTTGCTTGTTGGATGCTGGTGCCGGCTGCTACTACAGCAACGCAGAGACTGGAGATGTATGGCAAACCTATCACGGTGGAGAATATAGGACAAACCATCAACAACGATGCACAGACCTACTCACGACCGGACGACTCTGTGAATAAAGTAGGGGGCTGTATGCTCCGTGGCTGCCTCGGTTGCTTCGGCATTATCATTCTATTTTTCGTGATGATATTTATCCTTGCCATCGTAGGGGGGTTTATTGACAATATTTCTGATATTCCGGCTGACTGGACTTTCAACTACAACACCTCCCCCACCCTCATGTTTTACCTGAGTATTGTAGCTTCAGCTATTATATTGGTGGTACCTATAACGACCCTCATCCATTCTCTTACGACCAAAAACAATGTTGATTCCAAACCTATACCACGCTGGATCAAGATTACAGGGATGACTTTGTGGTTTATCAGTATAATCTTCCTCATCTTCGTAGCGATCTTTTATGCCACAGGAGAAGGAATCAATATGTTCATGCCTTTTCACAACATACAGGTGCATTCTCACGAATACAGCAGTGGGTATGACGAAGCCATAAGGATGTTACTGCCCGGGGTAGCGTGA
- a CDS encoding sensor histidine kinase — MNFIKKIKIDRGFVRVRGKFIFYALAVTIAIASLVVSDKLIDKMAQEERQKIELWAEASRILANNQPESADALILTIIRWNTTIPIIVTWEDGQIINSKNIKLPRKNPDKFLYKELKKFRNGYPPIKIELSNGTQYLYYSDSYTLHQLLLFPYIQLGAFFIFIITAIVAITNTKRAEQNRIWEGLARETAHQLGTPISSLMAWNEILKASETDPTIVDEIDKDIDRLEIIADRFQKVGSEPTMVPHELGDVLRRSTDYMRLRISRQVNLTLMPQPTPVHVNISESLISWVFENLIKNAVDAMNGAGSITISYKRKGRNVLIDVKDTGKGIPKSKTKDIFKPGFTTRKRGWGLGLSLARRIIEEYHQGKIFVKQSEVGAGTTFRIVLPAED, encoded by the coding sequence ATGAACTTTATCAAGAAAATAAAAATAGATCGTGGTTTTGTGCGTGTACGGGGCAAGTTTATATTTTATGCATTGGCCGTAACAATAGCGATAGCATCACTGGTAGTATCGGACAAGCTTATCGACAAGATGGCTCAAGAAGAGCGACAAAAAATAGAGCTGTGGGCAGAGGCCTCACGCATTCTTGCCAACAATCAACCCGAATCGGCCGATGCCCTCATCCTGACCATTATCCGCTGGAATACCACTATACCTATTATCGTAACATGGGAAGACGGGCAGATCATCAACTCCAAAAATATAAAGTTGCCGCGCAAAAATCCCGATAAGTTCCTCTATAAGGAACTGAAGAAATTTCGCAACGGCTATCCTCCCATCAAGATAGAATTGAGCAATGGTACTCAATACTTATATTACTCCGACAGCTACACACTGCACCAGTTATTGCTCTTCCCTTACATCCAATTGGGGGCATTCTTTATTTTCATCATTACAGCCATTGTGGCTATCACCAATACCAAGCGGGCCGAACAAAACCGAATTTGGGAAGGACTGGCTCGTGAAACAGCACATCAGCTGGGTACTCCCATATCATCGCTCATGGCATGGAATGAGATCCTCAAAGCTTCAGAAACAGACCCTACCATCGTAGACGAGATAGACAAGGATATAGACAGGCTGGAAATAATAGCAGACAGATTCCAGAAAGTAGGGTCGGAGCCTACTATGGTACCCCACGAACTAGGTGATGTATTGCGACGCAGCACCGACTACATGAGACTGCGCATATCTAGGCAGGTCAATCTTACCCTGATGCCTCAGCCCACCCCGGTACATGTAAATATATCGGAGTCACTGATAAGCTGGGTATTCGAAAACCTGATCAAAAATGCCGTAGATGCCATGAACGGAGCAGGAAGCATCACCATCTCTTACAAACGCAAAGGGCGCAACGTGCTTATAGATGTCAAAGACACGGGTAAAGGCATACCCAAAAGCAAAACGAAAGACATATTCAAGCCTGGGTTTACCACTCGCAAAAGAGGCTGGGGACTAGGATTGTCATTGGCCCGACGTATTATAGAAGAGTATCACCAGGGCAAGATCTTTGTAAAGCAGTCTGAGGTGGGAGCAGGCACCACCTTCAGGATAGTACTTCCTGCAGAAGACTAA
- the mutY gene encoding A/G-specific adenine glycosylase, which yields MTFICSRSEIRHKLIEWYNTAGRALPWRETRDPYAIWLSEVILQQTRVDQGMSYYHRFLQAYPTVQDLASASEDEVLHLWQGLGYYSRGRNLLKAARIISDEYKGVMPLDYKSVRALPGIGDYTAAAIMSFAYNIPHATVDGNIYRVLSRLCAIDTPIDSTQGKKIFQKQADLLLDPKHPGAHNQAIMELGALCCTPKNPQCDTDCPLPDCCAAYKLGLTAKLPVKQGKVQVKDRYFHYFFIKYALLSGQKVQTYTFIKKRPAGDVWQGLYEVPLIETPSDMGVESIIALEEYQAIIRMAEHPPSLSGPLAKLKHILTHRRIYADLYLLEFTGTQLPSLDGYEAIPITRIDEYAFPQLIKKLFNTINFLL from the coding sequence ATGACCTTCATATGCTCTCGATCTGAGATCAGGCACAAACTGATCGAGTGGTACAACACCGCAGGCAGAGCCCTCCCCTGGAGAGAGACAAGAGATCCGTATGCCATATGGCTATCTGAAGTGATACTGCAACAGACCCGTGTGGATCAAGGGATGAGCTACTATCACCGGTTTTTGCAGGCATATCCTACAGTACAAGATCTCGCATCGGCTTCGGAGGACGAAGTGCTACATCTGTGGCAAGGACTCGGATACTACTCGCGCGGTCGTAACCTGCTCAAAGCTGCACGCATTATCTCTGACGAATATAAGGGGGTAATGCCGTTAGATTACAAATCAGTAAGGGCATTACCGGGGATAGGGGATTACACTGCCGCAGCTATCATGTCTTTTGCGTACAATATACCACACGCTACGGTAGACGGTAATATCTATCGTGTACTGAGCAGACTGTGCGCCATAGACACTCCTATAGATAGCACTCAAGGGAAAAAGATATTCCAAAAACAAGCAGATTTATTACTGGATCCGAAACATCCCGGAGCACATAACCAAGCTATCATGGAGCTGGGGGCATTATGCTGCACTCCCAAGAATCCGCAGTGTGATACAGACTGTCCGCTACCCGATTGCTGTGCGGCTTATAAACTGGGGCTCACAGCTAAGCTACCGGTAAAGCAAGGTAAAGTACAGGTAAAAGATCGATATTTCCATTATTTCTTTATAAAATACGCTTTGCTATCAGGACAAAAGGTACAGACTTATACTTTTATTAAGAAAAGACCTGCCGGGGATGTGTGGCAAGGATTGTATGAAGTGCCACTGATAGAGACTCCATCAGATATGGGCGTGGAGAGTATCATAGCATTGGAGGAATATCAAGCTATCATAAGGATGGCGGAACACCCTCCAAGCCTATCGGGACCGCTGGCTAAGTTGAAACATATACTTACCCACCGGCGTATCTATGCCGATCTGTATCTTCTGGAATTTACAGGGACTCAACTCCCCTCTCTCGACGGCTATGAAGCGATTCCCATAACACGGATTGATGAATATGCGTTTCCGCAATTGATCAAGAAATTATTTAATACGATTAACTTTTTATTATGA
- the trxA gene encoding thioredoxin, producing the protein MSVTIISKKEFIEKLSDVDTNPTGWDGKHKRPVLVDFFATWCGPCKALSPILQEVSEEYQGKIDIYKVDVDEDQELTALFNVRTVPTLLFAKPTDTKPTLMLGVMGKAELKSHIESLLL; encoded by the coding sequence ATGAGCGTAACTATTATTAGTAAAAAAGAATTTATTGAGAAACTTTCTGATGTTGATACCAATCCTACAGGATGGGATGGCAAACATAAGAGACCTGTTTTAGTTGATTTCTTTGCCACATGGTGTGGTCCATGCAAAGCTTTGAGCCCTATATTGCAGGAAGTGTCTGAAGAATATCAGGGCAAGATAGACATATATAAAGTAGACGTGGATGAGGATCAGGAACTCACCGCTTTGTTCAATGTGCGTACAGTGCCCACTTTGCTTTTTGCCAAACCTACTGACACCAAACCTACCTTGATGTTGGGGGTAATGGGTAAAGCAGAGCTAAAAAGTCATATCGAATCACTCCTTCTGTAA